The Kocuria flava nucleotide sequence AAGCTCGCCACCGAACTGCAGCGCGCTGCCCGAGGCCACACCCTCTACCTGCTGGATGAACCCACCACAGGACTGCACCCCGCCGACGTCCAGCTCCTGATGGCCCAGCTGCACCGGCTCGTCGACGCCGGCAACACGGTGATCGTCGTCGAGCACGAGATGGACGTGGTGGCCGGCGCCGACTGGGTGATCGACCTGGGACCCGCCGGTGGCGACGCCGGGGGCCGGATCGTCGCCGCCGGAACACCCGCCGTGGTTGCCGGTTCCGACAGGAGCCGGACAGCGCCGTACCTGGCTGCCGCATGCCAGAAGCGACCCTCAGCAGAACGGTGACTCGAGGTCGAGCGCCGGCACCTGGGTGGTCGTAGCGGCCCCCGGCGCCGAACACGGTCGATCTGTTCCCGGCCGCCCGCGGCCGGCCTCCGCTGTGGGGTGGGCTGGCGGCGGCGGGAGCAGCTGCGGCCGGCTGGTCCAGGCCCGGGCCGCGGCGCGTTCGTCGAGACGGAGCCGGCGGGTGGGGATGTGCAGGAGCTCGGAGGTCCACTCGGAGGCCTTCGCCTCCCGGTCCACGTCGGTGACCACGGTCAGCCGGGCGAGCTTCTTGACGCAGCCGGCGGACGTCCGGGCCAGCCACGGCGCCTTCGGGGAGACGTCGCCGACATCGAGCTCACCGCGGGTCGCGACCATCCGCACGCTGTCGTGGTCGCGGAGCGCCTCGTCGAGGACCGCGCGCACGTGCAG carries:
- a CDS encoding STAS/SEC14 domain-containing protein, with the translated sequence MLETTVQPGTNIVTLDAHGGITAEEMLHVRAVLDEALRDHDSVRMVATRGELDVGDVSPKAPWLARTSAGCVKKLARLTVVTDVDREAKASEWTSELLHIPTRRLRLDERAAARAWTSRPQLLPPPPAHPTAEAGRGRPGTDRPCSAPGAATTTQVPALDLESPFC